A genomic segment from Anas platyrhynchos isolate ZD024472 breed Pekin duck chromosome 5, IASCAAS_PekinDuck_T2T, whole genome shotgun sequence encodes:
- the RTN4RL2 gene encoding reticulon-4 receptor-like 2 has protein sequence MLPPTARDLPQGGRLAALLLVVLAWVPGGAPACPALCTCYVSPPTVSCQANNFSSVPAGLPPGARRLFLQNNVIRALRAGTFGPSTVTLWLYSNNISSIQPGTFRHLPALEELDLGDNPHLRVLAPDTFHGLRRLQALHLYRCQLASLPSGIFRGLHSLQYLYLQENGLLYLQDDLFADLANLSHLFLHGNRVRALSEGVFRGLPSLDRLLLHANRLAAVHRRAFRGLSRLTILYLFNNSLAALPGDPLAALPALQFLRLNANPWACDCRARPLWAWFRRTRVSSSPVPCASPPQRRGTDLRHLRPQDFDGCPEEDEDEEEEEEKEEKDEGGGGGGAVAVVGTPGRALGRPGTLPAAPPSAFYRDGLPPHDLRGSQPRPPPPSRDSRGPPEDDVPLAAAPRLAPALLPLLALLLPTL, from the exons ATGCTGCCCCCGACGGCTCGGGACCTGCCCCAAG GCGGGCGCCTGgcggccctgctgctggtggtgctggcgTGGGTGCCCGGCGGGGCACCCGCCTGCCCTGCGCTCTGCACGTGCTACGTCTCGCCGCCCACCGTCAGCTGCCAGGCCAACAACTTCTCCTCGGTGCCCGCGGGGCTCCCGCCCGGCGCCCGCCGCCTCTTCCTGCAGAACAACGTCATCAGGGCGCTGCGGGCGGGCACCTTCGGGCCCAGCACCGTCACCCTCTGGCTCTACTCCAACAACATCTCCTCCATCCAGCCGGGCACCTTCCGCCACCTGCCCGCCCTCGAGGAGCTCGACCTGGGTGACAACCCTCACCTCCGCGTCCTGGCGCCCGACACCTTCCACGGCCTCCGGCGCCTCCAGGCCCTGCACCTCTACCGGTGCCAGCTGGCCAGCCTGCCCAGCGGCATCTTCCGTGGCCTCCACAGCCTCCAGTACCTCTACCTGCAGGAGAACGGGCTGCTCTACCTCCAG GATGACCTCTTCGCCGACCTGGCCAACCTGAGCCACCTCTTCCTGCACGGCAACCGGGTGCGGGCGCTGTCGGAGGGCGTTTTTCGGGGGCTGCCCAGCCTGGACCGGCTCCTGCTGCACGCCAACCGCCTGGCCGCCGTGCACCGCCGCGCCTTCCGCGGGCTGTCGCGCCTCACCATCCTCTACCTGTTCAACAACAGCCTGGCGGCGCTGCCCGGGGACCCGCTGGCCGCCCTGCCCGCCCTGCAGTTCCTGCGCCTCAACGCCAACCCCTGGGCCTGCGACTGCCGCGCGCGCCCGCTCTGGGCCTGGTTCCGCCGCACCCGCGTCTCCAGCTCGCCCGTGCCCTGCGCCAGCCCCCCGCAGCGCCGCGGCACCGACCTGCGCCACCTGCGGCCCCAAGACTTCGACGGCTGCCCCGAGGAGGacgaggacgaggaggaggaggaggagaaggaggagaaggacgagggtggtggcggtggcggtgcgGTGGCCGTGGTGGGCACCCCCGGGCGGGCGCTGGGCCGCCCCGGCACCCTGCCTGCCGCGCCGCCCTCCGCCTTCTATCGCGACGGGCTGCCCCCTCACGACCTGcgggggtcccagccccggccgccccccccgTCCCGTGACTCCCGCGGCCCCCCCGAGGACGACGTCCCCTTGGCTGCGGCCCCGCGCCTGGCCCCCgccctc